In Vicinamibacteria bacterium, the genomic window TCCAGCACGGGCGAGGCGAGGGCGTAGGCGAGGGCCTCGTCCACGCGATGGCGCATTTGGCCCTGGCCGAGAATCTTCATCCCGATGACGCCCTTCCCCTTTCGCTTCATCTCCTCGAGAACGGGGAGGACGGTGCCGGGGGGCGCGTCCATGTAAGCCCCGATGGGATTGAACCGGGCCAGGTCCACGTCCACCCAGTCCGTGGCGGCGGCAGTGCGGAGGGCCTCTAGAGAATGGCAGGAGACCCCGTGGGCCCCGATCACGCCCTTCTCCTTGGCCTCGCTCAGCACGGCCATCGCCCCCTCCCGCCGCCGGGGCCAATCGCCCTCGGTCAGGCAGTGCAGGAGCAGAATGTCGATGCGGTCGGTCCCGATCTCGCGGCGGAACCGGTCGAGGTCGGCCCGCATCTCCCCCTCCGTCTGGGCTTCGGTCTTGGTCATGATCACGACCTGGTCTCGGCGGAGCGTCTTAAGGGCTTCCCGGGC contains:
- a CDS encoding aldo/keto reductase; protein product: MNRRDFVRQGTAAAALIGWGRLPLLAASRPRQAQDIVALGGTGIRVSRLAQGTGTHGFGGSSNQSRQLGLSGLAGLLRAGVDQGLTFWDLADTYGTHAHAREALKTLRRDQVVIMTKTEAQTEGEMRADLDRFRREIGTDRIDILLLHCLTEGDWPRRREGAMAVLSEAKEKGVIGAHGVSCHSLEALRTAAATDWVDVDLARFNPIGAYMDAPPGTVLPVLEEMKRKGKGVIGMKILGQGQMRHRVDEALAYALASPVLDAFTIGAESRGELADLLVRIPAASLRA